One stretch of Cohnella algarum DNA includes these proteins:
- a CDS encoding ABC transporter permease, which yields MAQARGEAGKRYKLQIFKDISPSLFAGLAVAAFVGIVGVWSLLSYAKLVNPVFLPQPHRVLVEFFRLLGTEEYWSHIGMSVFRVGAGFLLACFLGIPIGIFAGTFRAGAALIEPPMEFIRYMPAVAFIPLVMVWAGIGEWAKILLIFIGCFFQLVLMVADVTRRVSADLLQASFTLGASRWQAVDTVLLPAIRPELMTTLRIILGWAWTYLVVAELVAVNSGLGYAIMKAQRFLNTEQIFVGIIVIGLLGLVSDRIFALLQKRLFPWV from the coding sequence ATGGCGCAAGCGAGAGGCGAGGCCGGAAAACGATACAAGCTGCAGATCTTCAAGGACATCAGCCCTTCGCTGTTTGCCGGTCTGGCCGTTGCCGCTTTCGTCGGCATCGTCGGCGTCTGGTCGCTGCTCAGCTACGCGAAGCTGGTCAATCCGGTCTTTCTGCCGCAGCCGCACCGGGTGCTGGTCGAGTTTTTCCGGCTGCTGGGGACGGAGGAATATTGGTCGCACATCGGAATGAGCGTCTTTCGGGTCGGCGCGGGTTTTCTCCTCGCCTGTTTCCTCGGCATTCCGATCGGCATCTTCGCGGGCACGTTCCGCGCCGGAGCGGCGCTGATCGAGCCGCCGATGGAATTTATCCGCTACATGCCGGCCGTGGCGTTCATTCCGCTCGTCATGGTGTGGGCCGGCATCGGCGAATGGGCGAAAATATTGCTCATCTTCATCGGCTGCTTTTTCCAATTGGTGCTAATGGTGGCGGACGTGACGCGCCGGGTATCGGCCGATCTGCTGCAAGCCTCGTTCACGCTCGGCGCCAGCCGCTGGCAAGCGGTCGACACGGTGCTGCTGCCGGCGATTCGCCCGGAGCTGATGACGACGCTGCGCATCATTTTGGGCTGGGCGTGGACGTACCTGGTCGTCGCCGAGCTCGTGGCGGTCAACAGCGGTCTCGGCTATGCGATCATGAAGGCGCAGCGCTTCCTCAACACGGAGCAGATTTTCGTCGGCATCATCGTCATCGGGCTGCTGGGCCTTGTCAGCGACCGGATTTTCGCGCTGCTGCAGAAGCGGTTATTTCCCTGGGTATAA
- a CDS encoding ABC transporter ATP-binding protein — translation MQATARQDDERNQIVAAAVGKVYKSRKSTFEALRDIHLTIGKNEFLTLLGPSGCGKSTLLRILAGLEEPTSGELLLEGRPIVGAGADRGMVFQGYTLFPWLTVRQNIEYGPKLGGVPLLERRRISDYYLKMIRLEPFANAFPKELSGGMKQRVAIARALANKPKVLLMDEPFGALDAQTKLEMQELLLEVWAKEKTTVVFITHDIEEAVFLSQRVCVMAASPGRIVSEHPVELPAERTEETRALPGFIELKRRLSALLKH, via the coding sequence ATGCAGGCAACCGCGCGACAAGACGACGAACGCAACCAGATTGTGGCCGCCGCGGTGGGGAAGGTGTACAAATCCCGCAAATCGACGTTCGAGGCGCTGCGGGACATCCATCTGACCATCGGCAAAAACGAGTTTCTGACCTTGCTCGGTCCTTCCGGCTGCGGCAAGTCGACACTGCTGCGGATTTTGGCCGGGCTTGAGGAGCCGACGAGCGGGGAATTGCTGCTGGAAGGGCGGCCGATTGTCGGCGCCGGCGCGGACCGGGGCATGGTGTTCCAGGGCTATACGCTGTTTCCCTGGCTGACCGTGCGGCAAAACATCGAGTACGGCCCGAAGCTCGGCGGGGTTCCGCTGCTCGAACGGAGGCGAATCTCGGACTATTATTTGAAGATGATCCGCCTGGAGCCGTTCGCGAACGCCTTTCCGAAGGAGCTGTCCGGCGGCATGAAGCAGCGCGTCGCCATTGCGCGGGCGCTGGCCAACAAGCCGAAGGTGCTGTTGATGGACGAACCGTTCGGGGCGCTCGACGCGCAGACGAAGCTGGAGATGCAGGAGCTGCTGCTCGAAGTGTGGGCAAAGGAAAAGACGACCGTCGTGTTCATAACGCACGACATCGAGGAAGCGGTGTTTCTGTCGCAGCGCGTTTGCGTCATGGCGGCAAGTCCGGGGCGCATCGTCAGCGAGCATCCGGTCGAGCTTCCGGCCGAGAGGACGGAAGAGACGAGGGCGCTGCCCGGCTTTATCGAACTGAAGCGCCGCTTGTCGGCCTTGCTGAAGCATTGA
- a CDS encoding urea amidolyase associated protein UAAP1, with translation MSSIVWSLELAPGAKWSGAIARGRLVRFTALEAGANVSMLLYNADDKTERYNMPDTLKAQYTSHLTKGHVLMSDNGRVLASIVEDGLGWHDTIGGCTTREATAAKYGTTSFQRERNDWLRNGRDNLAGELVRCGLGMRDLGPVVNLFSKVYCDEDGNTIFVPGHCPAGASVTLRLEMNALLVLSNTPHPLDPATAYPSSPVAIEVLPADPVDPATDPCVLRRPENRRAFENTWSYFALLGQ, from the coding sequence ATGAGTTCGATCGTATGGAGTTTGGAGCTTGCGCCCGGGGCGAAATGGTCCGGCGCGATCGCCCGCGGGCGTCTTGTCCGCTTTACCGCGCTTGAGGCGGGCGCGAACGTGTCGATGCTGCTTTACAACGCCGACGACAAGACGGAGCGGTACAACATGCCGGATACGTTGAAGGCGCAATATACGTCCCATTTGACGAAAGGACACGTGCTGATGTCGGACAACGGCCGCGTGCTCGCCAGCATCGTGGAGGACGGTCTCGGCTGGCACGATACGATCGGCGGCTGCACGACGCGGGAAGCGACTGCGGCCAAGTACGGGACCACCTCGTTTCAGCGGGAGCGGAACGACTGGCTGCGCAACGGGCGCGACAATCTGGCCGGGGAGCTCGTGCGATGCGGGCTTGGCATGCGCGATTTGGGCCCGGTCGTCAATCTTTTCTCCAAAGTGTACTGCGACGAGGACGGAAACACAATTTTCGTGCCGGGCCATTGTCCGGCGGGGGCATCCGTGACGCTGCGGCTGGAAATGAACGCGCTGCTCGTACTGTCGAATACGCCGCATCCGCTCGATCCGGCGACGGCATATCCGTCGTCTCCCGTGGCGATCGAGGTGCTGCCGGCGGACCCCGTCGATCCCGCGACCGACCCGTGCGTCCTTCGCCGTCCGGAGAACAGGCGGGCTTTTGAAAACACCTGGAGCTATTTTGCGCTGCTCGGCCAATAA
- a CDS encoding urea amidolyase associated protein UAAP2: MTVFIHKESERRPDEALYDHIIPAGEGWMRDLRPGQVLRIVDLEGNQAADTLFYDAENPEDHYSAVQTIAGQQNIYLTTGSVLRAESGKPLLTIVADTCGRHDTLGGACSAQSNTVRYAHETLPMHNCRDTFMLQLAKRGDGYTKRDLAPNINFFMNVPVTPEGGLTFADGVSAPGRYVEMRAETSVTALISNCPQLNNPCNAYNPTPVRVLIWES, translated from the coding sequence ATGACGGTTTTTATCCATAAGGAAAGCGAACGAAGGCCGGACGAAGCATTGTACGACCACATCATTCCGGCGGGGGAAGGCTGGATGCGGGATTTGCGGCCCGGGCAGGTGCTGCGGATCGTCGATCTGGAGGGCAACCAGGCGGCGGACACGCTGTTTTACGATGCCGAAAATCCCGAGGATCACTACAGTGCCGTGCAAACGATCGCCGGCCAGCAAAACATTTACTTGACCACGGGTTCGGTGCTCCGCGCGGAATCCGGCAAGCCGCTGCTCACGATCGTGGCCGACACGTGCGGGCGGCACGACACGCTTGGCGGCGCTTGCTCCGCGCAGAGCAACACGGTGCGTTACGCGCACGAAACGCTGCCCATGCACAACTGCCGGGACACGTTCATGCTCCAGCTCGCAAAGCGCGGCGACGGCTACACGAAGCGGGACCTGGCGCCCAATATCAACTTTTTCATGAACGTTCCGGTGACGCCGGAGGGCGGGCTGACGTTTGCGGACGGCGTGTCTGCGCCGGGACGCTACGTCGAAATGCGGGCGGAAACGTCCGTGACCGCGCTGATCAGCAATTGTCCGCAGCTCAACAATCCGTGCAACGCCTACAATCCGACGCCGGTGCGCGTGCTGATCTGGGAGTCGTAA